The following are encoded in a window of Iodobacter fluviatilis genomic DNA:
- a CDS encoding DUF7674 family protein, with product MYSIVDFYQTIHHKFPDISKKADLLFMNDWGQFLPEYAYSWFEKLAYALNSEMKNGVSFLVHKPLFDFLNDILQNANDEIKACIDVAFTENLFWQLPEDKSSLYWIHLPESIKCLYLAFHGRPPI from the coding sequence ATGTATTCAATCGTAGACTTTTATCAAACTATTCATCATAAATTTCCAGATATATCAAAAAAAGCAGATTTATTGTTTATGAATGATTGGGGGCAATTTCTTCCAGAGTACGCATACTCTTGGTTTGAAAAACTTGCTTACGCATTGAATTCAGAAATGAAAAATGGAGTGTCTTTTTTAGTTCACAAGCCCTTGTTTGACTTTTTAAATGACATTTTACAAAACGCAAATGACGAAATAAAGGCCTGCATAGATGTTGCATTTACAGAAAACCTGTTCTGGCAATTGCCAGAAGATAAGTCGAGTCTGTATTGGATTCATCTTCCTGAGTCAATAAAATGTCTCTATTTAGCTTTTCATGGAAGGCCACCCATTTAA